A stretch of Macadamia integrifolia cultivar HAES 741 chromosome 7, SCU_Mint_v3, whole genome shotgun sequence DNA encodes these proteins:
- the LOC122083281 gene encoding uncharacterized protein LOC122083281 isoform X2 — protein MVELDSHPKILNCIPNILQNSDRLMLDAIPLDAEIKGAVWDLDPDSFPGPDGFPGSFFRRCWVIINSDVANKGFFSSDVDSGNLLETVIEVPALHGGDLWDEELVTHEDGCMCDDCAFGAC, from the exons ATGGTAGAGCTTGATAGTCATCCTAAGATTTTAAACTGCATTCCTAACATCCTCCAGAATTCTGATCGTCTTATGCTAGACGCAATCCCTTTAGATGCAGAGATCAAGGGTGCGGTATGGGATCTTGATCCTGACAGCTTCCCTGGCCCTGATGGCTTCCCAGGTTCTTTTTTCAGGAGATGCTGGGTCATCATCAACTCCGATGTCGCTAACAAGGGATTTTTCTCCTCAG atgttgattcaggaaatctTTTAGAAACTGTGATCGAGGTTCCGGCTCTccacggaggtgacctctgggatgaggagctggttacgcacgaggatggatgcatgtgcgatgattgtgcatttggagcatgctga
- the LOC122083281 gene encoding uncharacterized protein LOC122083281 isoform X1 encodes MQRSRVRYGILILTASLALMASQVLFSGDAGSSSTPMSLTRDFSPQEQGAFQKRKVIPTNIGLASELANLMGHSSRGGSLGLKIDIKKAFDTISWDFLFYVLRRFGFLDTMIGWINTILRTARIFILLNDGPVGFFEVSRGLCQGEPISPIQFITAEEVLCRGMADLSTKSMTKPLTGPRRADVPTHLLFIDDVFILDGGTGAEARMDFGVSNCL; translated from the exons ATGCAGAGATCAAGGGTGCGGTATGGGATCTTGATCCTGACAGCTTCCCTGGCCCTGATGGCTTCCCAGGTTCTTTTTTCAGGAGATGCTGGGTCATCATCAACTCCGATGTCGCTAACAAGGGATTTTTCTCCTCAG GAGCAGGGCGCTTTTCAGAAAAGAAAAGTCATCCCGACTAATATCGGTCTTGCCTCTGAGCTGGCTAACCTAATGGGGCACTCTTCAAGGGGTGGGAGCCTGGGTTTGAAGATAGACATCAAAAAGGCTTTCGACACcatttcttgggacttcttatTTTATGTTCTTAGAAGGTTTGGGTTCTTGGATACAATGATTGGATGGATCAATACTATTCTTAGGACAGCCAGAATATTTATTCTACTAAATGATGGCCCTGTGGGTTTCTTTGAAGTTAGCAGAGGACTTTGCCAAGGTGAACCCATATCCCCTATCCAGTTTATTACTGCCGAGGAAGTCCTATGTCGTGGTATGGCTGATTTATCTACTAAAAGTATGACTAAGCCGCTCACTGGCCCTCGAAGAGCTGATGTGCCCACTCACCTCTTATTCATAGATGATGTCTTcattttagatggtggaacagGTGCTGAAGCAAGAATGGACTTTGGAGTGTCCAATTGCTTGTAA
- the LOC122084406 gene encoding urease accessory protein UreG-like, whose product MAKGAAFFVLVLALAFVFLMDSAYSDESAYEAGRKVKETAHDLKHKTEDFFKGIFGRLAKNHHHHDHAHDHAHTHDHAHAHAHDHAHAHGPAAAAVPVPAPAETPKAAKAEAPSHV is encoded by the exons ATGGCAAAGGGAGCAGCGTTCTTTGTACTGGTGTTGGCATTGGCCTTTGTGTTTCTAATGGACTCAGCTTACTCGGATGAGTCGGCATACGAGGCAGGGAGAAAAGTCAAGGAGACAGCACACGACTTGAAACACAAGACTGAGGACTTCTTcaa AGGAATTTTTGGTAGGTTGGCTAAAAACCACCATCACCATGACCATGCTCATGATCACGCTCATACTCACGATCACGCTCATGCTCATGCTCATGATCATGCTCATGCTCATGgtccagcagcagcagcagtaccAGTACCAGCACCAGCAGAGACCCCCAAAGCAGCGAAAGCTGAAGCTCCCAGCCATGTCTAG